The following proteins are co-located in the Brevibacillus laterosporus DSM 25 genome:
- the sigW gene encoding RNA polymerase sigma factor SigW: MEFVERRLVERAKRDDREAFAELVEMYKDKIFQLAFRMVGNRQEAEDIAQETFLRVYANLHSYDENYRFSTWIYRIATNLCIDRGRKKKPQFSLDEEQGGDLEGLDWYSRLASDEKTPEEKVVVQELQETVQDALTKLNPKYRSIMVLRYIEDLSLQEISDALQLPITTIKTRIHRGREALRNKLRF, from the coding sequence ATGGAATTTGTAGAGAGACGCTTGGTAGAGCGAGCGAAACGGGATGACCGTGAAGCGTTTGCGGAACTGGTGGAAATGTACAAAGATAAAATCTTTCAGCTGGCTTTCAGAATGGTTGGCAATCGCCAAGAGGCTGAAGATATTGCACAAGAAACCTTTTTGCGCGTTTATGCCAATCTGCATTCCTATGATGAAAATTATCGTTTTTCAACGTGGATATACCGTATTGCCACTAACCTGTGTATTGACCGGGGAAGAAAGAAAAAACCACAATTTTCTTTGGATGAAGAGCAGGGCGGGGATTTAGAAGGGCTTGATTGGTATTCAAGACTAGCCTCCGATGAGAAAACCCCTGAGGAAAAAGTCGTCGTACAAGAATTACAAGAAACGGTGCAAGATGCATTAACCAAGTTAAATCCTAAGTATCGGTCTATCATGGTACTTCGTTACATTGAGGATTTATCGTTGCAAGAAATAAGCGATGCCTTGCAGTTACCAATTACAACGATTAAAACCAGAATTCATCGTGGGCGAGAAGCACTGCGAAATAAGTTGCGATTTTAA
- a CDS encoding zf-HC2 domain-containing protein codes for MDCREAKQLNHVFLDKDIDQLSNQRLQQHLLNCEECRTHLQQLQKVIAYVESASHIQAPSDFTARVMAQLPPVAKRKSFGNWMRRHPFVTAAAVFFVLMTGSLFTSWFDRDNTLQITSANMDKLKIDKERNVVVVPAGTTLTGDLIVRNGSVEVEGEVKGNVVAIDGRVFLASTAQVAGDTESIEMIFDWVWYEMKNIGNDLLPLTH; via the coding sequence ATGGATTGCAGAGAAGCAAAGCAGCTTAACCATGTGTTTTTGGATAAAGATATCGATCAACTATCGAATCAACGTCTTCAACAGCACCTGCTGAACTGTGAAGAATGCCGTACACATCTACAACAATTGCAAAAAGTGATTGCCTATGTGGAGAGTGCCTCTCATATTCAGGCACCAAGTGATTTTACTGCACGTGTTATGGCTCAGTTGCCTCCAGTAGCGAAACGTAAGAGCTTTGGTAACTGGATGAGACGACACCCGTTCGTAACGGCAGCGGCAGTCTTTTTTGTCCTCATGACAGGAAGTTTGTTTACCAGCTGGTTTGATCGGGATAATACCTTACAGATCACATCAGCCAATATGGATAAGCTAAAGATAGATAAAGAGCGTAATGTAGTTGTCGTGCCAGCTGGTACTACTTTAACCGGAGACCTTATTGTGCGCAATGGCAGTGTAGAGGTAGAAGGCGAAGTGAAGGGGAATGTTGTAGCTATTGACGGTAGAGTCTTTTTAGCCTCAACAGCTCAGGTGGCAGGAGATACAGAATCCATCGAAATGATTTTCGATTGGGTATGGTATGAGATGAAAAATATCGGAAATGACTTGCTTCCGTTGACTCATTAG
- the cdaA gene encoding diadenylate cyclase CdaA: MGYLNYVNILRDGIDILLVTYLIYKLIMLVRGTRAVQLLRGIMVVIVTWLLSKYFDFRTLHWLMSQAFTFGVLAIVIIFQPELRRALEQIGRGKLFSRSYSNDDEDGVQRMVQEVGKAVTYMAKRRIGALIVVERDTGLNDYVETGIAINGRVTSELLINIFIPNTPLHDGAVILRKDTVLAAACYLPLSENPSISKELGTRHRAAIGMSEVSDGFTIIVSEETGNVSITTNGEITRNLTEELLAQKMLSRLSPQAKSKSMASRWQWGRKNG, encoded by the coding sequence ATGGGGTATTTAAACTACGTGAACATACTGCGTGACGGAATAGATATTCTTTTAGTCACGTACTTGATTTATAAACTAATCATGCTGGTCCGCGGAACTCGTGCTGTACAACTTTTGCGAGGAATCATGGTAGTTATCGTTACCTGGTTGCTTAGCAAGTACTTTGATTTCCGTACCCTGCACTGGCTGATGTCTCAAGCTTTTACGTTTGGGGTATTAGCAATTGTTATTATTTTTCAGCCTGAGCTTCGTCGTGCGTTGGAGCAAATTGGGCGCGGTAAATTATTCTCCCGCTCTTACTCGAATGATGATGAAGATGGCGTACAACGAATGGTCCAGGAAGTTGGCAAGGCTGTCACTTATATGGCTAAGCGTCGTATTGGAGCTCTAATCGTTGTGGAGAGAGATACAGGGCTAAATGATTATGTGGAGACAGGAATCGCCATAAATGGTCGAGTCACGTCAGAGCTGTTAATCAATATCTTTATCCCGAATACGCCTCTGCATGACGGAGCTGTCATTTTGCGTAAGGATACGGTGTTAGCAGCAGCTTGTTATCTCCCGTTATCTGAGAATCCATCCATTTCTAAAGAGCTGGGAACAAGACACCGAGCCGCTATTGGAATGAGTGAGGTCTCCGATGGTTTTACCATTATTGTGTCGGAGGAAACAGGTAACGTTTCGATAACGACCAATGGAGAAATAACGCGTAACTTGACTGAAGAGCTACTAGCACAAAAAATGCTAAGCAGACTCTCTCCACAAGCGAAGAGTAAATCCATGGCAAGTCGTTGGCAATGGGGGCGAAAAAATGGATAG